The following coding sequences lie in one Sesamum indicum cultivar Zhongzhi No. 13 linkage group LG9, S_indicum_v1.0, whole genome shotgun sequence genomic window:
- the LOC105171204 gene encoding caffeic acid 3-O-methyltransferase-like, producing MENYKHGEDEEAGALALAACVSHIFPMALDAAIQLDLFEIIARAGGGVQLSPSDIVSQLPTSHDGAAAVLDSLLRLLATHSLLTCSVSRREHGGTERRYGLAPAGKFFVGDENGVSLAQLRALTRWDKRRFSLKDAVLGGGNLTERIYGNSFYKIILSDSRSTKILNNAMRAHSTVLVKKATNIYDGFWSLGSIVDVGGGTGTALGIIVAKYPHIKGINFDLPQVVQNAPSYNGVEHIGGDMFVQVPKGDAILLKYILHNWNDEKCIKLLKNCYEALPNKGKLIMMDYILSNSPKTDVHAKYGCCMDIIMLTNLEGKERTKDEFETLATKAGFAEFKVVCYVYGMWIMELMKSI from the exons ATGGAAAACTACAAGCATGGGGAAGATGAGGAAGCTGGTGCGCTGGCCTTGGCTGCTTGTGTCTCTCATATCTTCCCCATGGCTTTGGACGCCGCCATTCAACTTGACCTCTTCGAGATCATCGCCCGGGCCGGCGGTGGCGTCCAACTCTCTCCTTCTGATATTGTCTCTCAACTTCCGACCAGCCACGACGGAGCAGCCGCCGTGCTTGATAGCCTGCTCCGGCTGTTGGCCACCCACTCTTTGCTTACTTGTTCTGTGAGCAGACGTGAGCACGGGGGGACTGAAAGGCGTTATGGACTTGCTCCGGCGGGGAAGTTCTTCGTCGGAGATGAGAATGGAGTGTCACTTGCTCAGCTTCGAGCACTCACTCGTTGGGATAAAAGACGATTCAG TTTAAAAGATGCAGTTCTTGGAGGAGGAAATTTAACTGAAAGAATTTATGGAAATTCTttctacaaaataatattgtcgGATTCGAGAAGTACTAAGATTTTAAACAACGCCATGAGAGCCCATTCCACAGTGCTCGTGAAAAAAGCTACCAATATATATGATGGGTTTTGGAGTTTGGGTTCGATAGTGGATGTTGGTGGTGGTACGGGTACTGCTCTTGGTATCATCGTTGCAAAGTATCCTCATATTAAGGGCATTAACTTTGATTTACCACAAGTTGTGCAAAATGCCCCATCCTATAATG GCGTAGAGCATATTGGTGGGGATATGTTTGTTCAAGTACCAAAAGGAGATGCCATCTTACTCAAG taTATTCTGCACAACTGGAATGATGAGAAATGCATTAAGCTGTTAAAGAATTGCTACGAAGCATTGCCAAACAAGGGAAAGTTGATTATGATGGATTATATTCTTTCGAACAGCCCTAAAACTGATGTTCATGCAAAATATGGTTGTTGCATGGACATTATCATGTTGACGAATCTGGAAGGGAAGGAAAGAACAAAAGATGAGTTTGAAACCCTTGCAACAAAAGCTGGATTCGCAGAGTTTAAGGTTGTTTGTTATGTGTATGGTATGTGGATAATGGAGCTCATGAagtctatttaa
- the LOC105171205 gene encoding uncharacterized protein LOC105171205, producing MLVQFEATIKRLQSADMLGDALTSKKVKKARRWKKKKSKAKGPAPARKTVVKGQTFGKGKRKEVLKANKAEDDCHYCYEKGHWKRNYPKFLVFVQGDGKKKKTK from the exons ATGTTGGTCCAATTCGAGGCGACAATCAAGAGATTGCAATCTGCTGACATGTTGGGGGATGCTTTAACTTCCAAGAAGGTCAAGAAGGCCCGAcgttggaagaaaaagaagagcaaAGCCAAAGGTCCAGCCCCTGCAAGAAAAACAGTTGTCAAGGGCCAGACTTTTGGCAAAGGGAAGAGGAAGGAAGTTCTTAAAGCTAACAAGGCAGAAGATGACTGCCACTACTGCTATGAAAAGGGGCATTGGAAGAGAAATTATCCTAAATTCCTTGTCTTTGTTCAAG GTGATGGCAAAAAGAAGAAGACTAAGTGA